The following is a genomic window from Rutidosis leptorrhynchoides isolate AG116_Rl617_1_P2 chromosome 8, CSIRO_AGI_Rlap_v1, whole genome shotgun sequence.
aataataataatattaataataataacaaattaattaataataacattaacaataataataatcatcattaacaatattaatgataaattgtattatttatatggtaaaattaataatgactttaatattAACAAtggtaattataattttaaaagtaataatattaataataataataatattaatcatgatatcaaataatatttaaattacaactaagtAATAATTTTAATCCTTCTTATagaaatatttatatttaagtatttattttgataatcataacctttAGATTTGTTAagattttaatatttaacattttttaatattactaataatgatattaataatatgaagGTAGTATAATATAGTTGTCATTACTATCATATTTTtaacttgttgttacatcatatattatatgtgtaaatatgaatacattaataatattttttatatatataattattatatatctatttactatattatttcataatagaaatagatattataaatttcaacacataatatttatatcttttatatatataataattatgtatagttatcatatatgttcatatatggattctttttttttaataatcactTTATAATATTATacgttattttacatatttatttcttccgattactttgtattttattatttcacattattatttatacacacacacacacacacacacacacacacacacatatatatatatatatatatatatatatatatatatatatatatatatatatatatatatatatatatatatatatatatatatatatatatatacacacacacatacacacacacatttattaacaattgttcgtgaatcgttgggaatagtcaaaggttaattgattttataaaaatagttcaaaggtcaaatgtatgcatgaacacagttcaaaacttATGAGACTTCAACATTTCCAACTTTGCTTATcggtcgaattcatataaagattaagtttaaatttggtttgaaatttccgggtcgtcacacatataaACAAGGGCTGAAAACAGATGAAGCTTTTATCACCCAACTCAAATTTATTCAATCCAAAACCATCCAAGTTGATCAAAATCAATTTGGGATTCCTTAATTATGCATAGTTAACCAGTTTCAAGCTATGGAATCAGTATGCCCAAACAAACACAACAAAGCACAAAGATTTCacatgtaacatcccaattatggCGTATATATGTATGGTTCCCACACCTTCCAACTATTTTCAAACATCTGAAACTTATATAGAGCTTGATAGTTGACCAGCTCCAGACTGTATCAATCTCGAAGTAGGACACAAGGAATTAAACTGGGGTTTAGTGAACGGTCCTTGAAATAAACTCTCGGCGATAAATCTGTATGCAGCTTCCGTTAAGTGCAACCCATCCCAGCTTACATATGTATTCGGTTGATCACACACGGTTGCAGATTCATATCCACATGTTGCCGACGAGTTATAGTTATAAGGCCCTCCGCCACCACAACAAGCCTTCAAGGCGTCACTTGTGAATCCTGCAATGTGTGAATTCCATCCAAAAATAACTTATAAAAAAGTTTAAAAACTAATATGAGTCAATAAAGTTTTTCAAATTTATACCAACATGTAACCTACCAAATTTACTCGGAGAACGATAAATTTGCATGGCAGCACCGTAGTAGTCAGCGTAAATGATGTTGACATTAGGATGAAGCTCTCGAATTTTATTTAGTTCTGTTTGCAACATTTCGTTGTGATATTCAACAAATTTATTTAACCCGATATGACAACCTGTTACTGGATCATACTCTTCGATCTCAGCAATAATGGTTGTTAAATACGCAGCCGAGCATCCAATTGGAAGGTCCCCTGGTACAACTAGGGTTTCAGCCCCCATATTGATCAACTCCTGCACTTAAGTAATTTGTGATATTATAGATAGGTCATATATTACATTACACTTTCTAAcatgtattttttattttatttattttagaaAAGCAACCCACACCCGCAACAACTACTAATTCACCAATATGCCAACGACGAGGCTTGAACCACCAAACTCTGGTTGAAAGGCTTCTCGAATATAGTTAGGCTATAAGCCCTTTGGTTTTCTAATATGTAATTTAGGGTTAAAGTTATAAATACGTCATATATACTTTTACTTGTTCCAATGTAGGCCATATACCCAATAAAATACTAGTGTATGTCACATAATTTCAAAAAGTGTTCTAATGTAGGCTATTGGTGACCGGTTACCTGCTGAACGGGTAACAtcaattttttaattttatatgaCTACAAATAAGTTATATACTTTCATTTGTGTTCTAATGTAGGCTATATACAAAAACGATTTGTTCCAATGTATCACCAACTACATTCTCTACAAAGATGCCACTTTAGCTCATATTTGTTTATCCGGTTAACAAGTTTAGTGTGTTCAAATTACCACACTTTTTCAATGTATATATACTACACTGGTATTTTAtcgggtatatagcctacattggaacaaaagtGAAAGTATATATCATATTTATAGCTTTAACCCTATAATTTATGTGGTTGCTTACATAGACTCCAGAAATTATGGTACTAATAACGAGAGGGATTAATGATTCGACTTCATTGACCGATTTTCCTGCTAAAAATGGAGTGTTATAATCGTTGCCTCCGATCTCTCCCATTAGGATCAATGAACGTCCAATTAAATTTTTACAATCTGCCATCAATTCAAACCAGAAAATATTTTGTTTAAGTATTACAATACCAACTTACTAAATTGTGTATGAGTCACTCAACATGCTTAATTACCTGAAGTGTTGTTGCAAATAGAACGCATTGATTGTTTAAACCATTCAAGTTGAAGTCCTAAAGATGCATCGATCGTAGGAGTTTCAATCCCTTTTGCTTCAAGAATGGATGAATTCAGTGCTGTAGCACCCCCTACTGCATAATTTACTCCATTGCCCAATGCCACTGCATGATCGCTCCCATTGTCTTGAAAAAATGGTGGTATAAATGGCAACCCAAGAGACTCCGCTTTATAGACCAAGAAGAGAATATCATAAATAAGTCATACTAAAGAATATGTACTTGGGTTTAAGAGCAAAATTCTTAACAAAAAGTACCGATGAGCTTCTTGACTCGCTAAAAGCTCAAGAATTACACATAAGCTCGAAAGGTTCGAGTTCGAGCTTGCTCACTGTTCGACGGTTCATGTACACCCACCATATGTTCGAGTTTGAGCTTGCTCTCGGTTCAATGGTTCGGTCCAAATACTTGTTTTTTCCGGGTTTGACCCGGACCGGACCAATACCCGAGAAATGAAAATCTATGGATCAAGGACTGGACCGAATAACAATGGGTCTATCGGTTTTAAGTTGGTTCCTCGGTTCTCGGTTTTTTCGATTCTACCCGAACCATGCACACCCCTAGAAAAAACAATACGAATCTGAAGTATTAAGTATTAGAGAGGATGTGTGTTTCTGTGTTTGAGAATGAAGCCAGTGATTGATTTTCTGGAATGAAAATCAGTTATAATACAGTTGTTAAACGAAAGGGTATAACCCTTCATTTTGGCGGGAAGAGTCATTAACCGAAACATCACGACTTTTAGCGGGAAAAGCGGTTGGCAAGCAACTTTTCTATAAAACA
Proteins encoded in this region:
- the LOC139861593 gene encoding GDSL esterase/lipase At1g28580-like, translating into MATWHFARFLVIFLVLWSGRLYIEGSSSSSSSCYTSIISFGDSLADTGNLKQLNSNSDQVLPFFLPPYGETFFHQPTGRCSNGRLIIDFLAESLGLPFIPPFFQDNGSDHAVALGNGVNYAVGGATALNSSILEAKGIETPTIDASLGLQLEWFKQSMRSICNNTSDCKNLIGRSLILMGEIGGNDYNTPFLAGKSVNEVESLIPLVISTIISGVYELINMGAETLVVPGDLPIGCSAAYLTTIIAEIEEYDPVTGCHIGLNKFVEYHNEMLQTELNKIRELHPNVNIIYADYYGAAMQIYRSPSKFGFTSDALKACCGGGGPYNYNSSATCGYESATVCDQPNTYVSWDGLHLTEAAYRFIAESLFQGPFTKPQFNSLCPTSRLIQSGAGQLSSSI